In Sporocytophaga myxococcoides, the genomic window TAACCTCCTCAGGACGCTCGTCGATCAGTAGGATCATCAGATATACTTCCGGATGGTTTGTGGCAATAGCGTTTGCAATTTCTTTAAGGAGAACTGTTTTACCTGTTTTAGGCTGAGCTACAATCATACCCCTCTGACCTTTTCCTATTGGCGCAAAAAGATCAAGGATTCTTGTAGATAACTGATTGTGAGTGGTGCTTAGGTTTAATCTTTCCTGTGGGAAAAGCGGCGTAAGGAATTCAAATGGAATACGATCTCTGATTTCTTCAGTAGTCTTTCCGTTTACGCTTTCAACTCTAAGTAATGCAAAATATTTTTCCCCTTCTTTCGGAGGTCTGATCTGGCCTTTAACGGTATCACCTGTCTTCAGTCCGAATAGTTTAATCTGAGAAGGAGATACATATATATCGTCAGGGCTTGCAAGGTAATTATAGTCTGCTGATCTTAAGAAACCATATCCGTCCTGCATTATTTCTAGTACACCTGAATTAAGAATAATTCCGTCAAACTCACGCATACTCACACCGCCATTGTTTTGTGAGGTTTGTCTTGTTGATTTTACTCTTTCAACAGGCTTTTCTTCTCTTATTTCTTCAAAAGTGGAAACTGCTGGGGCTGCAGTTTCAAATAGAGGTTCAGATTCTCTTTGGAAAGGCTCGAAAACAAATTCATTTGAACTTGAAAAAGAAGGAAAATCTTCATTAGCTGGCTCTGTTTCCTTTACATTTTCTCTCTTTCTGATCCTTTTTCTAGGCTCCTTTTCATCTCTTGAGCCATCTTCCGTATTGTCAATAGTCATCATTTGTTTGTTTTCGGTGAGTTGCGGCTCTGGCATTACCGCCTGTTGGTCGAGGATTTTATATATGAGTTCTTTTTTCTGCAGCTTTTTAAAATTCTGAATACCTAACTTTTCGGCAATGTCCTTCAATTCAGATAATAATCTGTCCTCTAATTCTTCAATATTGTACATAGAAATGCTCTGATAGATTAAACACGATCAACTAACCAACCCTGATTATGTTTTTAAAAGGGAAACCCATTTAAGGATGAAAACTGGTTATTTATTAAGATGTTAAGTTAAACTAAAAAGAAATGAACTTGTTTAGAAAAAGCTCAAATGCTGTTTTGGTTCTGCAATATTAAATTATCAGGAGATAATTGTCAAGTAATTTTTATTTATTTAAAATTTTTAACGCGGAAAATAATTAAAAAGTTTGGACTAGTGTGGTCTTTTTAGGTTTATTTGTGCTCTTTTCAAATTATATAACATGTTACAGATTGCTTTTATACGCGAAAATAAAACGGAAGTAATTGCCGGCCTGAAGAAAAAATACTTTAAAGATGCTGAATCATTCGTTGATAAGGTAATTGAAATAGATCAATATAGAAGAGATACGCAAAGACTTCTTGACGATATACTTGCTCAAAGCAACACAAAAGCAAAAGAAATTGGGCAGCTGATGAAGGCTGGCCAAAAGGATGCCGCCGAAGAAGCTAAGGCTGTTACTGCTGATCTTAAACTCAAAAGCAAAGACCTGGAGGACAAGCTCGCTGCCCTTGAAAGTGAATTAAATGAAACATTGGTTAAAATACCAAACCTTCCTCATTACTCAGTGCCTGAAGGACGTACAGCAGAGGAGAATCAGAATGTTTTTGAACATGGCTCCACACCTATACTTCACGATGGCGCACTTCCGCATTGGGAGCTTATTAAGAAGTTTGACATTATTGATTTTGATCTTGGAGTTAAACTGACTGGTGCGGGTTTTCCTGTTTACAAAGGTAAAGGTGCCAGACTTCAGAGAGCTTTGATTAACTTCTTTCTGGATGAAGCCCTGAAAGCTGGGTATGCAGAGGTTCAGCCGCCCATATTAGTAAATGCCGATTCCGGATTTGCTACCGGTCAGCTTCCTGATAAAGAGGGGCAAATGTATTTTGCATCTGCTGATAATTTTTACCTTATTCCTACTGCTGAAGTTCCTATCACTAATATTTACAGAGATGTAATTGTGAAAGAGGAAGATCTCCCTGTAAAAAATGTAGGCTATACTCCTTGTTTCAGAAGAGAGGCAGGGTCCTGGGGCGCTGATGTCAGAGGCTTGAACAGACTACATCAGTTTGATAAAGTGGAGATTGTTCAGATTGTCCATCCAGACACCTCTTATGAAACTTTGGATAAAATGGTTGATCATGTAAGAGACTTGTTATACAAACTTGGACTTCAATTCCGAATTCTTCGTCTTTGTGGTGGCGATATGAGTTTTAATGCTGCCCTGACCTATGATTTTGAAGTATACTCTGCTGCTCAGAAAAGATGGCTTGAAGTAAGCTCTGTAAGTAACTTTGAAACTTTCCAATCC contains:
- the rho gene encoding transcription termination factor Rho — its product is MYNIEELEDRLLSELKDIAEKLGIQNFKKLQKKELIYKILDQQAVMPEPQLTENKQMMTIDNTEDGSRDEKEPRKRIRKRENVKETEPANEDFPSFSSSNEFVFEPFQRESEPLFETAAPAVSTFEEIREEKPVERVKSTRQTSQNNGGVSMREFDGIILNSGVLEIMQDGYGFLRSADYNYLASPDDIYVSPSQIKLFGLKTGDTVKGQIRPPKEGEKYFALLRVESVNGKTTEEIRDRIPFEFLTPLFPQERLNLSTTHNQLSTRILDLFAPIGKGQRGMIVAQPKTGKTVLLKEIANAIATNHPEVYLMILLIDERPEEVTDMARNVKAEVISSTFDEQAERHVKIASIVLEKAKRMVECGHDVVILLDSITRLARAYNTVVPSSGKILSGGVDANALHKPKRFFGAARNVENGGSLTIIATALIETGSKMDEVIFEEFKGTGNMELQLDRKLSNKRIYPAIDVPASGTRREDLLMDKDELSRVWILRKYMSDMTSVEAMDFLIDKMKNTKDNNEFLVSMNG
- the serS gene encoding serine--tRNA ligase, producing the protein MLQIAFIRENKTEVIAGLKKKYFKDAESFVDKVIEIDQYRRDTQRLLDDILAQSNTKAKEIGQLMKAGQKDAAEEAKAVTADLKLKSKDLEDKLAALESELNETLVKIPNLPHYSVPEGRTAEENQNVFEHGSTPILHDGALPHWELIKKFDIIDFDLGVKLTGAGFPVYKGKGARLQRALINFFLDEALKAGYAEVQPPILVNADSGFATGQLPDKEGQMYFASADNFYLIPTAEVPITNIYRDVIVKEEDLPVKNVGYTPCFRREAGSWGADVRGLNRLHQFDKVEIVQIVHPDTSYETLDKMVDHVRDLLYKLGLQFRILRLCGGDMSFNAALTYDFEVYSAAQKRWLEVSSVSNFETFQSNRLKLRFKSEGKTRLLHTLNGSALALPRIVAALLENNQDKDGIKIPDVLVPYTGFDRI